GGACCGCGGTCACCCGGACCGGGCCGCGCAGACCGAGCCGGTCACCGGGGATCGTGATCCGGGTGAAGCCGTCGTCGAGCCGCGCGCGTTCGGCGGTGTAGAGCATCGGGACGAGCCGGTCGGCACCGATCGATGCCGCCCGTACCCGTCCCTGCTCGTCGACGATCTGCACCCGGACCTCGTTGCCGGCGACCGGCAACGGATCGGGCAGCGCGTCGGCGGCGACCAGCTCGGCGATCGCCTCCCCGGTGGTCCGGGCGTCGGCGTCCGCGCTGCGATCCAACGCCACGGCGAGCGCGACGCTGAGCCCCACGGCGCCAGCGGCGAGCCCGGCCGACACGCCGAGCACGCTGATCACGGTCAGCCGGGTCCGCAGGCTGAGCCGGGCACCGAAACGACGGAGCAGCCGGGCCGGCGCGGCGATCCAGCCGGACCCGCCCGGGTCCGACGCGGTCACGGGCGGAACGGGATGCCGCGTCACGGGCGGAACGGGATGCCGCGTCACGGGCGGAGCCGGTAGCCGGCGCCGCGTACGGTCTCCAGGCGTTCCCGGCCGATCTTGCGGCGCAGGTAGCCGATGTAGACCTCTACGGCGTTCGGGGCGGTCTCGACGCTCGCCTCCCAGACGTGGTCCAGCAGTTCGATCTTGGAGACGACCTCCCCGGCCCGACGCATCAGGTACTCCAGCAGGGCGTACTCGCGGGCGGTCAGGGCGATCTCGGCGTCGGCCCGGGTGACCCGCCGGCGGGCCGGGTCGAGACTCAGGTCACCGGCGGTGAGCACCACCGGCCGCTGCGGGGCGCCGCGCCGCAGCAGGGCCCGCAACCGGGCCACCAGCACCACGTACGAGAAGGGTTTGGTCAGGTAGTCGTCGGCGCCGCAGTCCAGGCCGTCGGCCTGGTCGTACTCCCCGTCCTTGGCCGACAACATGAGCACCGGTAGCCAGTTCTGCTCGGCCCGCAGCTGGCGCACCACCCGATAGCCGGACAACCCGGGCAACATCACGTCGAGGATCATCGCGTCGTAGCCGCCGTGGCGGGCAAGTTCCAGTCCGCGCGGACCGCTGCCGGCCACGTCCACCACGAAACCCTCCTCCTGCAATCCGCGACGCAACGCGTCGGCCAACCGGGCCTCGTCCTCCACCACCAGCACTCGCACCGGTCAAGGGTGCCACCCGGTCGGCATGTCACGGTGCCGACGGACCCGCCACGCTGAGCGCGTTCACAGGTCGAACCGGCGCTCTCAGCCCCTTCTCAGCCCGGCCGGGGCAGCATGGTCACAGGAGGTACGGATGATGTCGGTATTCACATCCCGGCCGGCGATGCGCTGGCTGGTCCCCGCAGCGGCGGCCGCGGTACTCGTGGGCGGCGGTGCGGCCGTCGGCGCACTCGCGGCGTCGGCCGATCCGGTGCTGCCGCCCCGCAGCGCCGAGCAGCTTCTGGTCGATCTGCAGTCCGCCGAGGTGGACGGAATGTCCGGTACGGTGGTGCACCGCGCCGAGCTGGGTCTGCCGTCCGCGATCAACCTGGCCAGCCAGTTCGGTGGCGGGCTGGCGTCCCTCGTCGACGGCACCAACACGGTGCGGGTCTGGTACAGCGGACCCGATCAGGCGCGGATCGCCGTGGCGAACACGCTCGGTCAGACCGACGTGATCCGCAACGGTCGGGACGTGTGGACCTGGTCGAGTCAACTGGACAAGGCCAGCCATCACGTGTTGCCGCAGGACACCGAGGATGCCGAGGGTCGGCCGGCGCCGGAGGATCTGGCCCCGGAGGACTTCGTCACCCCGCAGGCCGCCGCCGATCAGGCCCTGGCCGCGATCGACGAGAGCACCGAGGTGACGGTCGGCCGGGCGGCCGAGATCGCCGGACGCACCGCGTACGAGCTGATTCTCACCCCGCGTGACCCGGCGTCGCTGGTCGGGGAGATCCGGATCGCGATCGACTCGGCCGAGTACGTGCCGCTGCGGTTCGCGGTCTACGCCGCCGGTGCCGAACGGGCCGCGATCGAGACGGCGTTCACGCAGGTC
The sequence above is a segment of the Solwaraspora sp. WMMD406 genome. Coding sequences within it:
- a CDS encoding response regulator transcription factor, with product MRVLVVEDEARLADALRRGLQEEGFVVDVAGSGPRGLELARHGGYDAMILDVMLPGLSGYRVVRQLRAEQNWLPVLMLSAKDGEYDQADGLDCGADDYLTKPFSYVVLVARLRALLRRGAPQRPVVLTAGDLSLDPARRRVTRADAEIALTAREYALLEYLMRRAGEVVSKIELLDHVWEASVETAPNAVEVYIGYLRRKIGRERLETVRGAGYRLRP